ttaaatttcactcTAGAGGGTAAAGTGTGGTTTCTCATCATTTATTTCAAAAGTGGAACCAAGAAATAAATACGAGAGAAAGACCATTTAAAGGTAAAAGATCACATTTTatcctctaaaataaaaattcaaaatttatccAAATTCAGTTATATGATATGGAATGTGGATGGTTTTTGTCATTTTTGGACATGTAAGTTAGATGTTTCTTTTGTGCTTTATATGTTGTTTCTTTTAGTGCGTGGGGGGGAAAGTTGAAATTAAAATGCTCTCAACATTGCATATAAGGTTTATTCACACCAGCTAATGTCTGATGGTGTACATGTTTGGTGCCTGTGCATGTATGCAAACATTACAAATCATGTAACAAACAATGATAATACTATTTATCCTCGTTAAAAAGATAAAATCTCATTCAGCATCCAAAGATAATCATGAAGAACAATCAAGAGGAGGGTCGAAAGACTGAATGAGAGGATTTTGAAGCTTAATTAGGTTCTCAGAAATTtaaatatatcatttatatatatacaaactATACATATCATTGAGATAAATCAAGGTTCCTGATATGAGAACTGTAACGATTCATCATACAAATCATTAATCATAGTCATAGATATAAGGAAATGGCTAATGAATGTGGGAAGTGAGATCCCCAAAGGTGTTCTTGCCACTGATGTTACATAAAGGAAGCCATCTTCATCCTTCTCTTCATATATGGCAGACATAATTGCCTTAAATGAAGATGGCCTTTTCAGCACTTAACTATTGATATTATTATCAAAAGAGTATAACTACTACTCCACCTTAAATTTGTCATTTATCAGCTAAATAAAGCAAATCAATGACCATGATCACTGGCTAAGAACTAAGATGTAAATACACAATTCAAATGCAGTTCAACAAGAATTAATTCAGGTCCTATCACAATATAAAGAAGCATATTTGCAATATAAGCATTAATTATAGTTTTAATTCCCACCAGATTATGAATGAGTCTTTAAGATAACTCAAAAATTACTTACCGATAGCAATTATCTTAACTAGAGTTAATAGTCTATCATGCCAAATCAGTACGTTATTTTGATCAGTTTGGTGCAGAACATAACAGAACACTACAACATGGTTTTGATCAATTCAAGCCATTGAGTAACAAGTATAgaataaatttgaaattacaTACCCAATTTAGAATAGTTGAACAAGACAAAGAATATACCCAAATCCttatattatcttttattttaaaagcaTATCGCACATTATTCTAACACGGCCAAACAGAGAATTGACTGATATAAACttcattcaaaattttatatggAGGGAATACAAGATACAAACAATCAAGTCAACAGCAATAAACATTTATTAATGGTATAAGCTTTCCTTTGAATTTCATACAACTGAAACAGAAATTATTTATCTGATGATTCCAACTAGAAGGAAAACTATAAACATCTTACTTCTTCTTGTCAATACTTGGGATGTCACTTATTTCCGCCTTTTCAACAATCACCTTCAGACACATCCAGATATAATTAGCACAAAGGATGTATTCAGTTACATACATGTAAATGCAGGAGCCAAAACGTTGCACACTTGACAGATATAgtatcaatgggggtatctacATTAATTGTTAAAATCAACCTATATCTAACATCTACACACATCagagtaaaataaaatatgaaaatgcagaaagaaaataaaataagaagattATGCTTTGGAACTTTACAATTCAAAGCCAAATTACTTTTCAATTCACCTTTTTCATTTGACTAGTGGTCACCAATTGTAGGTTTTGTTTTTGAAATATCAAAACCTTTTATGCTACCAAGTACAAAGAGAAACAGAACAACAGAACATGAACAACGAATCACACAGAGTGACTTATTCCACACACAGACCTGAAGTTTAGGAAGCAAGATACATGGATATGAATAATTCAAGGCACAATCTTGAAAGCTCTGGTCTTATCAATCCAGCTAATGAAGGAATTCTTGGAGTTCCTGAAACCGAAGAAGCCATGCTCTTTGGACTTGTTCATGCTATCCAAAATGCAAACGCCACAGAAAATCAAATCCACAAACCACCAATCAGCGACCTCTTCAAGTTTGGTGGGAAGAAGCTGATTCTCTCTAACAATCTCATCCCACACAGGGCCCTTATCCCTCATCATCTCCGACAACTTGAGTCTCTCAGAACCCTCATCGAAGCCATACTCGGTGATCCCATACTGCTCCGCCAGCACCTTCCACAGATGCTTCCACTTGAACACATCCCCGTTGCTGCAATTGAACGCCTCGTTCCTCGCGTACGCATCCACCGCCGCCCATATATGCTGCTCCGCGATCAAATCCGCATCCGACACCGTCGTGTAATCCTCCCACGCCGATTTGGTTCCAGGGAATCTCAATGGAACCCTCTCGTGCTTGCAAATCGCCGCGTACACGCACAGGGTTCCCACCATGTTCATCAAGCTGTAAGGTGAGAATCCGAAGATCACTTGCGGCCGGTGAACCGACCAAGAAACACCGTCCTTCGTCTGCGTCTCTTCGTACAAGATGTCTTCCTGAGTGTAATAGAAATTGGGGGCCTTGAGTCGCGGCAGATCCTCCGTGAAGGGCGGCTCGTGGGGTTGGATCTTGCCGAAGAGCTCGAAGGGACCAAGGTAGTGCTTGCCACCAGTCTGGAGGGACACGTGGCGGAGATTGGGGGCGTTGGGGATAACGGCTTGGAGGACATTCCTGAGCATGGCGCCGTTAACCTCGCAATTCTCGGCTTCGGTGGGGCGTCTAGTCCATGAGACGTAGAAGATGTGTGTGACGTCTGTTAGGGCGGAGAGCTTCGATTGGGTGTCGTTGGGATCGGAGATGTCGCACTGGATGTATTCGATTGGGTGATCGGCGTTCCAGGATGGACGGGGCCGCCGGGCAACGCCGTAGACCTTCCATGGACCGCCGGGGGTATCGGCGAGAGGGAGAATCTCGGCGAGGCTGTTGCCGACTATGCCGGTGACGCCGATGACCAGACCCACGCTCTGGAAGCTTCGCGGAGGTTCGTCGTCTTCGAATTTTTTCTGCAGCACAATaatacaaatacaaatacaaaaaatattaataatgttaattaataaataagtaaaaagaaaaggaaaatatggAGTGTTTGTTGTTGCCTTGGCAGCACCGATAGCTCCAGCCCACCACCAACTCATGGTGTTATGCGACAGTGAATGAGGGAGGGAAGAGGGAAGCAGATAAAGGGAGCGTTTGATTTATGAGCTCCGTTTGTGTTTCAGATTCAAATAGAAAGTAGAAACCTCATGATTTACAAACCCCATCGTCATCCCCATCATTATTCATTTTTGCTATTACCGCTACTCTGCCTTGCTGTGTAAACTTATGTACACCCTTTTTTTTActgtttgtttttttgttttttgtttttattacaGATCCTACTTCTCACTATTTATGGACTCTCAGTCTCACACTTTTACTTTAGCACTCGTTGTCTAAATTAGACATCAATTTAATTTGGTAAATAAAATAACgatattttttatatcattAAGCCGCACCCGACAACGTTGCAGGTCCATACATTCTGGCATGCTTATCAAAAACATctaaatgttattaaaatatCTGGTAGGGTTTGAGCACTAAGTTTGAACCCAAATATCATTATCATCGGTTTAGTTTCTTAAATGTTCGGggtgaatatttttattaatacaattaatatttttaattaatatcttatttttatataattaaaatttaaaacttaataatattcttttaatataatatataaaaatacttttattaattaattaataataaaaaataataaattttactagttatataatataaaaataacgtattaaattattaataaatattataagatttttattttaataaatatatgaaaaatacataaaaatttacagacaatttattatattaaatcaaTTGGCACTCCGAATTACGCAATTGCAACAATTTAGTTTTTCTTATATGCAAGTGCATTTTGTATATTATGTAAACTGTTATCAGTTGTAGCAATTTCAAAAAACAGACGTAATCTATTTTAACACATCGCGGATTACGCATAAGTTGTAATAGAgcataaatagagaaaatactCAATTTGGTCTCTGAAGTTACACTCGAGTCTCAATTTAGTTCTTGACGTTTCAATTGCCTCTATTTAGTCCTTAaactttataaattttaatcaatttaGTCCATGCGGTGGTTTCTGCCGCATAGTCATTACCGAAGAGATGATGTGTACAACAGACTGCCACGCTGGACTCCGGTGTCGTTTTTGTTTGGCGCTCAAATTGCCCAAAACGACGTCGTATCATGGTATATGAAATGACAAACGTTTTAGTTAAACAAGTCACAACATATTCTCCCCCATAGTAAGActgttcttcttctttctcttctcttcaaTGGCGCTGTGAGAGTCTGACTTATCATATTCGTTGAAGTTGCGATTCTCTTCTCTTCAACCACTTCACATTGCACCGGTCGTCTTCTCTTCACTAACGTTGACTAAGTTCGAGGTAAGCATAAAAAAACTTCTATACCTGTGATGATGCTTTGCTATTTTGCTTCACTTTTGGttcctcctcttttttcttttttatgcaTTCTAGATAAATGCATTTTGTTTTGCATGTTAGTATATGTTAATTTTTGTGCTTATTTTATGTTAGGGTTTATGTTTTCAGTGagtattatttaatttcttggCTTATTGGTTAGATGTTCGATCATTCCCTGTTTCTGTAccattaatttgattttgaatattttaagaGAATTTGTTTGGGTTAGGGTTTCAACACGGGTGTGTTTGTCTGATAATCAATGgattaagaaataaaaagatGGAATCAGATTGTCATATGCAATATGTTACATTTGATTCTTCCTCTGTTTTATTTAAAAGAGAGGTGCATTTTCATCAAAGTCTTAATCTCATTAAGTCAATTGCTTATTGCATCTTGTAACATGGAGTAATTGATCTGATTTTCTAAATGAACTCGTTTTGGTCTGTTGTTGTCTCGTAACAacaatgcaatttatgtttttgCAAGTCTAAtggaagagagaaaaaaatatttgaggGTAACCTTATGTACTCTTTATGTACTCTGTATGTACTCCTATTATAATTGTTAGTTTCTTATATTTACAATTGAAATTATAGTGGTGAAATGATATTTttgatgatattttttaatttttctgtgcaGATGGGATGCCTTGTGTTTAATTTTTCTGTTACAAATGTATTTAATTATTGTTGGTTGTATCTATTGTAACTGTGTTTACAGGGAAGCCTTGTGTCCATGCTTGTGTTGTGTTGGCTAGGGCAGGAAAACGTCTTGATGAATTCTCCCACAAGTGGTTGACAATGGATGCATATAATGACACATATGCATTCCATTTAAATCCTATTCCTGGCCAAGCAATGTGGGAGAAGTCTCCATACAATAGACTACAAGCTCTGAAATTCAAAAAGATGTCAGGGCACCCAAGAAAAAACGTGGAAAGGATGCTAACGAGGACCCTGATGGAAGCAACAAGCAAAAGACCAAGATGAAGAGGATTCATAAAAAAGGTTCTTGTCGCTATTGTGGGGAAAAAACCCACACCAAGAGAAACTGCCCAAAAAGAAAGGCTGAAGAAATGGCAGCTGCTATAGCCGCTGCGGCTGCTGCTAAAAGTGGTAAAAGTGGTAATTCCAACCCTGCTGTTCCTACCATTGCTACTCCAGTTGTGAACTCTGTCCATGCTATTCCACCCGCTGATGTACCATCTCAAGTTGGCGCACACCAAGAAATTCAGCATGAAGGCCAGGCTGAGGTTGAACTTGGCATGAGTCAATCAATTATGTCTCATAATGAAGATTCCCTATAGGTAATggtatattttaaattataccTTAAGTCCTTAACTTTAACCACTAtgcaaatttattttttgttcaaaTTTCACTAACTTCACACTTTTTATAGATGGAGAGTAGTCTAGTGCAACATAATGCAAGGCCCCCAAAGCTTGCAACCAAAAGAATGGTGTCCCAACCATCTAGTACTCTACCAGCAACCAATGTACCAGTTGATCCAATACAAGGTGCATTTTCAGGGACAGCCACACGACTAGCTAGTTTCATAAAATTTATCCCTACTCCCGGATTCAAACctccaagaaaaaagaattgAATTGTTGATCATTCTGTCTTTGGGAGCTTTATATGTAATAGGGCATTATACTTTTGGATTAGTTACCTTCTGgattagttatcttatttttctaagtttggATAACTTTGTAATGATGACTTTTGGATAGTTATACTTGGAATGGTTCCTTTTGGATAATTTACTTTGTTTTGTTTGTGTGTTGTATCACACTATACTTTTTAGTTGTGCTTAATACTGAATTTAGTTGTGTTTGAATTCAGTATCAATGTGAATGTTttattaatgaattataaaGAGTTTGGATGATATTTCTTATCTGaaattgttatattttatttcgTGTTGTTTGA
The genomic region above belongs to Arachis stenosperma cultivar V10309 chromosome 5, arast.V10309.gnm1.PFL2, whole genome shotgun sequence and contains:
- the LOC130980279 gene encoding (S)-8-oxocitronellyl enol synthase CYC2-like, whose amino-acid sequence is MSWWWAGAIGAAKKKFEDDEPPRSFQSVGLVIGVTGIVGNSLAEILPLADTPGGPWKVYGVARRPRPSWNADHPIEYIQCDISDPNDTQSKLSALTDVTHIFYVSWTRRPTEAENCEVNGAMLRNVLQAVIPNAPNLRHVSLQTGGKHYLGPFELFGKIQPHEPPFTEDLPRLKAPNFYYTQEDILYEETQTKDGVSWSVHRPQVIFGFSPYSLMNMVGTLCVYAAICKHERVPLRFPGTKSAWEDYTTVSDADLIAEQHIWAAVDAYARNEAFNCSNGDVFKWKHLWKVLAEQYGITEYGFDEGSERLKLSEMMRDKGPVWDEIVRENQLLPTKLEEVADWWFVDLIFCGVCILDSMNKSKEHGFFGFRNSKNSFISWIDKTRAFKIVP